A part of Actinomycetota bacterium genomic DNA contains:
- the mtaB gene encoding tRNA (N(6)-L-threonylcarbamoyladenosine(37)-C(2))-methylthiotransferase MtaB yields the protein MAVYSLGCKVNQAENEELAMELARLGHRLVRDPAEADLCVVNTCTVTAESDRKCRKLIRGLARRGACSLVVAGCYAELNPESLSRMPGVVALIPNREKDGWAERIHAMLPPPREPDEYRAGRSRGFIKVQDGCQRNCSYCVVPLARGPERSRPLDEVREVAARLLDRGCRELVLSGVNLGRYGKDEGYDLGTLVREILGLEGGFRVRLSSIELEDLRTEWLEEWSREERVCPHLHIPLQSGDDRILREMGRGYDSWQFLEMAGRLRRLWPGAALTTEVIVGYPGEDRVAFQRTVEVLRKAGVSRVHVFRFSPRPGTRAWERREKVDAEEAEKRSEHLRLLAERWRLEYIRRHLGEERDLLVEGEALRDGEKVFLGTTEDYVKALLRRENSAPVPGSLVRVRLEGVVDGRALAVPAGGGGSLVGKEK from the coding sequence GTGGCCGTTTATTCCCTGGGGTGCAAGGTAAACCAGGCGGAGAACGAGGAACTGGCCATGGAACTTGCACGGCTCGGCCACCGCCTGGTAAGGGATCCGGCAGAGGCTGATTTGTGCGTGGTCAACACCTGCACGGTTACCGCGGAGAGCGACCGCAAGTGTCGCAAGCTCATCCGGGGCCTGGCCCGGAGGGGAGCCTGCAGCCTGGTGGTGGCCGGCTGCTACGCGGAGTTGAATCCGGAGTCGCTCTCCCGGATGCCGGGCGTGGTAGCCCTGATACCCAACCGGGAAAAGGACGGTTGGGCGGAGAGAATACACGCCATGCTGCCGCCTCCGCGGGAGCCGGACGAGTACCGGGCCGGGCGTTCCCGGGGCTTCATCAAGGTCCAGGACGGGTGCCAGAGGAACTGTTCCTACTGCGTGGTTCCCCTTGCCCGCGGCCCGGAGCGTTCCCGCCCTTTGGACGAGGTCCGGGAGGTCGCTGCTCGTCTCCTGGACAGGGGATGCCGCGAGCTGGTGCTGAGCGGGGTGAACCTGGGAAGATATGGAAAGGATGAAGGTTACGACCTCGGAACCCTGGTAAGGGAGATCCTCGGGCTGGAGGGCGGTTTCCGGGTCCGCCTGAGCTCCATCGAGCTCGAGGACCTGCGCACGGAATGGCTGGAGGAGTGGTCCCGAGAAGAGAGGGTCTGCCCTCACCTGCACATCCCGCTGCAGAGCGGCGATGACCGCATCCTGCGGGAAATGGGCAGGGGCTACGATTCCTGGCAGTTCCTGGAGATGGCGGGTAGGCTGCGCCGCCTGTGGCCCGGGGCGGCCCTGACCACGGAGGTGATAGTGGGTTATCCCGGCGAGGACCGCGTGGCCTTCCAGCGTACGGTGGAGGTCCTGCGGAAGGCGGGCGTCTCCAGGGTTCACGTCTTCCGTTTCTCCCCGCGTCCCGGTACCCGGGCCTGGGAAAGGAGGGAAAAGGTGGACGCGGAGGAAGCGGAAAAAAGGTCGGAGCACCTCCGCCTGCTGGCCGAGCGGTGGCGGCTGGAATACATCCGCCGCCACCTGGGGGAGGAACGGGACCTGCTGGTTGAAGGAGAAGCCCTCCGGGACGGAGAGAAGGTCTTTTTGGGTACCACGGAGGATTACGTGAAGGCCCTGCTTCGCCGGGAGAACTCCGCCCCGGTTCCGGGCTCCCTGGTACGGGTGAGGTTGGAGGGCGTGGTTGATGGAAGGGCACTGGCGGTACCGGCGGGCGGAGGAGGAAGTCTGGTGGGTAAGGAGAAATAG
- a CDS encoding histidine triad nucleotide-binding protein yields the protein MEDCIFCRIAEGEMDAEIVYSDDRVVAFRDINPQAPVHVLVIPRKHLRTAFDLGEEDGDLLSHIFKVIQRISEEESIAGTGVRILTNVERGAGQSVFHLHFHVLGGRQMLWPPG from the coding sequence ATGGAGGACTGCATCTTTTGCCGCATAGCGGAGGGGGAAATGGACGCCGAGATCGTCTATTCCGACGACCGGGTGGTGGCCTTCCGGGACATCAATCCCCAGGCCCCCGTGCACGTGTTGGTGATCCCCCGCAAGCACCTGCGCACGGCCTTCGACCTGGGGGAGGAGGACGGGGATCTGCTTTCCCACATCTTCAAGGTCATCCAGCGTATATCCGAGGAGGAAAGCATAGCCGGAACGGGAGTGCGCATCCTCACCAACGTGGAGAGGGGCGCGGGGCAGAGCGTTTTTCACCTCCACTTCCACGTCCTGGGAGGGAGGCAGATGCTCTGGCCACCGGGCTGA
- a CDS encoding PhoH family protein gives MVNLLGERDELLKIVEKSFRSSILVRGNEIIISGEEEEELEALAKLFEELIMLLTSGIDLTPESVERAIEMVLAEEDLKPTEVFSDIIISRRGKAIRPKTPNQKRYVEAIRNNTIVFSIGPAGTGKTYLAMAMAVKALLSREVGRIILTRPAVEAGEKLGFLPGDMYQKVDPYLRPLYDCLYEMLEVEKFTRYMEQGIIEVAPLAYMRGRTLNDSFIVLDEAQNTSPEQMKMFLTRLGFGSKAVVTGDITQIDLPGGQPSGMNVVREILTGIEGIEFVYLDERDVVRHKIVQEIVKAYRLYDLRSGRSEEGSK, from the coding sequence ATGGTCAACCTGCTGGGGGAGAGGGACGAGCTCCTGAAGATCGTGGAGAAGTCCTTCCGCAGCAGCATCCTGGTACGCGGCAACGAGATCATCATTTCCGGCGAGGAGGAAGAGGAACTTGAGGCCCTGGCCAAGCTCTTCGAGGAGCTCATCATGCTGCTCACCTCGGGTATTGACCTCACTCCCGAGAGCGTGGAGCGGGCCATCGAGATGGTCCTGGCGGAGGAGGACCTCAAGCCCACAGAGGTCTTCTCGGACATCATCATCTCCCGGAGAGGTAAGGCCATCCGCCCCAAGACCCCCAACCAGAAGCGATACGTGGAGGCCATCCGCAACAACACCATCGTCTTCTCCATCGGTCCGGCGGGAACCGGTAAGACCTACCTGGCCATGGCCATGGCCGTGAAGGCCCTCCTTTCCAGGGAGGTGGGGAGGATAATCCTGACCCGGCCCGCGGTGGAGGCAGGGGAGAAACTGGGGTTTTTGCCCGGGGACATGTACCAGAAGGTGGACCCCTACCTGCGCCCGCTCTACGACTGCCTTTACGAGATGCTGGAGGTAGAGAAATTCACCAGGTACATGGAGCAAGGAATCATCGAGGTCGCGCCCCTGGCCTACATGCGGGGGCGCACCCTCAACGATTCCTTCATCGTCCTGGACGAGGCCCAGAACACCTCCCCGGAGCAGATGAAGATGTTCTTGACCCGGTTGGGATTCGGCTCCAAGGCGGTGGTGACCGGGGACATCACCCAAATAGACCTTCCCGGCGGGCAGCCCTCGGGGATGAACGTGGTGCGGGAGATACTCACCGGCATCGAGGGCATCGAGTTCGTCTACCTGGACGAACGCGACGTGGTGCGGCACAAGATCGTCCAGGAGATCGTCAAGGCCTACCGCCTCTACGACCTGCGTTCCGGGAGGAGCGAGGAAGGAAGCAAGTGA
- a CDS encoding HDIG domain-containing protein — protein MEDKEGSKRSRKGRKARFPASGKVRSLLVSLAALLILLAVLVFEYLPRPARFEVGKPSTETIISPRDFEVLDEEGTELLRDQERRRVQDIFVNREALNRALLRLESFFSQVAELRDAETAEAEKIAALRQEFGTGMSEGTLKVLLGSSPEDARLLHASVSQLVSQAMSRPVSYDNLEKVRNEASEKAMSLSLVEEFRRAAAELASAFLAINTAYSAEAVMRDVEEAARAVPPVYVRYVAGQKIVGKGEIITPLILASLREVGALSPMGSYQQVVGVALITVLVYLGAAFFFLRYREAELAEWRSMAALCLLFLAYVFLARLFALFADQNPLWGYLVPSALVGLTLAAVLDNLTALFTAVTAGIVGGILLKGNFPLAVYVLLSGMAGAMAIGRLRKRDMLLKAGMGISLFLALAAMLTASLFKELRLVFLSGAIGLGNGALCVLLTLGAIPVMERISGTLTPMHMLELASPDHPLMKLLISKAPGTYSHSIVVGNLAEAAAQAIGADPILTRVASYYHDVGKVKRSSFFVENQPEGFNGHNGLKPNLSALVITAHVKEGVELAREYRLPSEVMEIIRQHHGTSLVRYFYAQALKDKGPAEKVTEARFRYPGRKPQTKEAAVVMLADAVEAAAKALDRPTPVQLEQLVRNMIRERLDDGQLDESGLTLADLEKITREFTRVLCGMYHVRVEYPALVKEEGA, from the coding sequence ATGGAAGACAAGGAAGGTTCAAAACGGTCCCGGAAGGGACGGAAAGCAAGGTTTCCCGCCTCGGGAAAGGTCAGGTCACTTCTGGTCTCTCTCGCCGCTCTCCTTATCCTGCTCGCCGTCCTGGTTTTCGAATATCTGCCCAGGCCGGCACGCTTCGAGGTGGGCAAGCCGAGCACCGAGACGATCATCTCCCCTCGCGATTTCGAGGTGCTGGACGAGGAAGGCACCGAGCTTTTACGTGACCAGGAGAGACGGAGGGTCCAGGACATCTTCGTCAACCGGGAGGCCCTCAACCGGGCCCTGCTGCGCCTGGAGAGCTTCTTCTCGCAAGTGGCCGAACTGCGCGACGCGGAGACGGCGGAAGCGGAGAAAATAGCCGCCCTGCGCCAGGAGTTCGGTACCGGCATGAGCGAGGGTACCCTGAAGGTGCTCTTGGGTTCCTCACCGGAGGACGCGAGATTACTCCACGCCTCCGTTTCCCAGCTGGTGAGCCAGGCCATGTCCCGTCCGGTCTCCTACGACAACCTGGAAAAGGTCAGGAATGAGGCGTCGGAAAAGGCCATGTCCCTGTCGCTGGTGGAGGAGTTCCGCAGGGCCGCGGCCGAACTCGCCTCCGCTTTTCTCGCCATCAACACGGCCTATTCGGCGGAGGCGGTTATGCGGGACGTGGAGGAGGCCGCCCGGGCCGTGCCGCCGGTTTACGTCCGCTACGTGGCCGGGCAGAAGATAGTGGGCAAGGGGGAGATCATTACCCCCCTCATCCTGGCCTCCCTGCGGGAGGTCGGGGCCCTGTCGCCCATGGGCAGCTACCAGCAGGTGGTGGGGGTGGCGCTCATCACCGTCCTGGTCTACCTGGGAGCGGCCTTCTTCTTTCTCCGTTACCGGGAAGCGGAGCTGGCGGAGTGGAGGTCCATGGCCGCCCTCTGCCTGCTCTTCCTGGCCTATGTCTTCCTGGCGCGCCTCTTCGCCCTCTTCGCGGACCAGAACCCTCTGTGGGGTTACCTGGTGCCTTCGGCGCTGGTGGGGTTGACCCTGGCAGCGGTGCTGGATAACCTGACCGCCCTGTTCACGGCGGTGACGGCCGGGATCGTGGGCGGCATCCTGCTCAAGGGCAATTTCCCCCTGGCGGTATACGTGCTGCTCTCCGGGATGGCCGGGGCCATGGCCATCGGGCGCCTCAGGAAGAGGGACATGCTGCTGAAAGCGGGCATGGGAATCTCGCTGTTCCTGGCCCTCGCCGCCATGCTGACCGCTTCCCTTTTCAAGGAGCTGCGCCTGGTATTCCTCTCCGGCGCCATCGGCCTGGGTAACGGGGCTCTCTGCGTGCTTCTTACCCTGGGGGCCATACCAGTGATGGAGAGGATATCCGGTACCCTCACCCCCATGCACATGCTCGAGCTGGCCTCGCCAGACCACCCGCTGATGAAGCTCCTTATAAGCAAGGCCCCGGGAACCTACAGCCACAGCATCGTGGTGGGCAACCTGGCCGAGGCGGCCGCCCAGGCCATAGGCGCCGATCCCATCCTTACCCGGGTGGCTTCATACTATCATGACGTGGGGAAGGTGAAGAGGTCCTCCTTCTTCGTGGAGAACCAGCCGGAGGGATTCAACGGGCATAACGGGCTGAAGCCCAACCTCAGCGCCCTGGTGATCACCGCCCACGTCAAGGAGGGGGTGGAGCTGGCCAGGGAATACCGGCTTCCGTCCGAGGTGATGGAGATCATACGCCAGCACCACGGGACCTCCCTGGTGCGCTATTTCTATGCCCAGGCGCTGAAGGATAAGGGCCCCGCCGAGAAGGTTACCGAGGCCCGTTTCCGCTACCCGGGACGCAAGCCGCAGACCAAGGAGGCGGCGGTGGTCATGCTGGCCGACGCCGTGGAGGCCGCGGCCAAGGCCCTCGACCGGCCCACCCCGGTCCAGCTGGAACAGCTGGTGCGCAACATGATCCGGGAGAGGCTGGACGACGGGCAGCTGGACGAATCGGGGCTGACCCTGGCCGATCTGGAAAAAATAACCAGGGAGTTCACCCGCGTCCTGTGCGGCATGTACCACGTGCGGGTGGAATACCCGGCGCTGGTGAAGGAGGAGGGGGCGTAA
- the ybeY gene encoding rRNA maturation RNase YbeY, whose product MRVLVNRRSRSAFDEEALRRACLKALRSEGAGGKCVVSLTALTEREMADYNRRYLCREGPTDVLAFPLGETDGGSLLLGDVLICPAFVRRHRKRYGVEEGRELELVAVHGVLHLLGYDDQSEEEAMLMDRKAREILGLKEEARR is encoded by the coding sequence ATGCGGGTCCTGGTCAATCGCCGCAGCCGCTCCGCCTTCGACGAGGAGGCCCTGCGCAGGGCCTGCCTGAAAGCCCTGCGCTCGGAGGGGGCGGGAGGGAAATGCGTGGTATCGCTCACCGCCCTGACCGAGAGGGAGATGGCGGATTACAATCGAAGATATCTCTGCCGGGAGGGCCCCACCGACGTCCTGGCCTTCCCCCTGGGAGAGACCGACGGAGGCTCCCTTCTCCTCGGGGACGTACTTATATGCCCGGCCTTCGTGCGCCGCCACCGGAAACGATACGGAGTGGAGGAGGGAAGGGAACTGGAGCTGGTGGCCGTGCATGGCGTCCTGCACCTTCTGGGTTATGACGACCAAAGCGAGGAAGAAGCGATGCTCATGGACCGCAAGGCCCGGGAGATCCTGGGCTTGAAGGAGGAGGCCCGGCGGTGA
- a CDS encoding hemolysin family protein: MLVGLLLAAAFLAMAEISLVSVNRYRVRSRREEGDRRAERLERLLEQPNRFLSTILILTLLVQVGASALATGLALGLGLPGPTAIATGVMTFLIFIFSEMAPKTYATNHPESTAFLVAPAVRVLSAIFYPLVRFLIAISNGLIRLCGGKTMREGPFVTEGDIKALVTAAEEQAVIEEEEKKLIHSIFEFGDTLVREVMIPRTDMVMLEEGASMEEALEVIMSSGFSRIPVYRRDFDHIVGVLYAKDLLPYLKRGESDARPRDLLREAYFVPETKRVSELLNEMRALTIHMAIVLDEYGGTSGLVTIEDLLEEIVGEIFDEYDSARELYESLGDGRYTFDARISIDDLNEMLGIRLPAHQWDTLGGLMYNLMGKIPKQGESVEFENLRLTAQKVVGRRIAKVLLEVLDREESGGEGD, from the coding sequence GTGCTGGTTGGACTGCTCCTGGCGGCGGCTTTCCTGGCCATGGCGGAGATATCGCTGGTCAGCGTGAACCGCTACCGGGTGCGCTCCAGGCGGGAGGAGGGAGACCGGAGGGCGGAGCGCCTGGAGAGGCTGTTGGAGCAGCCCAACCGTTTCCTCTCCACCATCCTCATACTCACCCTCCTGGTACAGGTGGGGGCTTCGGCCCTGGCCACCGGGCTGGCCCTGGGACTGGGTCTGCCAGGCCCCACGGCCATCGCCACGGGGGTGATGACCTTTCTCATCTTCATCTTCTCCGAGATGGCCCCCAAGACCTATGCCACCAACCATCCCGAGAGCACCGCCTTTCTGGTCGCCCCGGCGGTTAGAGTGCTCTCCGCCATCTTCTATCCCCTGGTGCGGTTCCTCATCGCCATCTCCAACGGCCTGATCAGGCTGTGCGGTGGGAAGACCATGCGGGAGGGACCCTTCGTGACCGAAGGGGACATCAAGGCCCTGGTCACCGCGGCGGAGGAACAGGCGGTCATCGAGGAGGAGGAGAAGAAACTCATCCACTCCATCTTCGAGTTCGGAGACACCCTGGTGAGGGAGGTTATGATCCCGCGCACGGACATGGTCATGCTGGAGGAAGGGGCGAGCATGGAGGAAGCCCTGGAGGTCATCATGAGCTCCGGCTTCTCCCGCATCCCCGTCTACCGGCGCGACTTCGACCACATCGTGGGGGTGCTCTATGCCAAGGACCTCCTTCCCTATCTCAAGCGGGGAGAGAGCGATGCCCGTCCCAGGGACCTCCTGCGGGAGGCCTACTTCGTCCCCGAGACCAAGCGGGTGAGCGAACTGCTCAACGAGATGAGGGCCCTCACCATCCACATGGCCATCGTCCTCGACGAGTATGGCGGGACCTCGGGGCTGGTGACCATCGAGGACCTGCTGGAGGAGATCGTGGGGGAGATATTCGACGAATACGACAGCGCACGCGAGCTCTACGAGAGCCTGGGGGACGGCCGGTACACCTTCGACGCCCGCATCTCCATCGACGACCTCAACGAGATGCTGGGGATCCGGTTACCGGCACACCAGTGGGATACCCTCGGGGGCCTCATGTACAACCTCATGGGAAAAATTCCCAAGCAAGGGGAATCCGTGGAGTTCGAGAACCTGCGGCTGACCGCCCAGAAGGTGGTGGGGAGGCGCATCGCCAAGGTTCTCCTCGAGGTGCTGGACCGTGAGGAAAGCGGAGGGGAAGGGGATTAA
- the pgeF gene encoding peptidoglycan editing factor PgeF: MRKAEGKGIKEGNADWLEAGRLLGEGMALYFTRRWGGVSPPPFASLNLSVNNGDDPRNVLENRSRVAERLGVELRDVVFMRQVHGTRVRRVLGGGRRRERVVPAADGLFTTRPGLVLAALTADCVPLALGFPSPRGVAMLHAGWRGTLNDIAGEALRRLRSLGVRPEEVRAVMGPAIGPCCYRVDKGRALLFVEKYGEESGVVTGDGERRLDLFRANRINLLRAGLREENILRVGGCTCCDEDFFSFRREGVTGRQGAFVFLLP, from the coding sequence GTGAGGAAAGCGGAGGGGAAGGGGATTAAGGAAGGGAACGCGGACTGGCTGGAAGCGGGCCGCCTTCTGGGGGAGGGCATGGCCCTTTATTTCACCCGCCGTTGGGGAGGCGTGAGCCCGCCGCCCTTCGCCTCCCTAAACCTCTCCGTGAACAACGGGGATGATCCCCGTAATGTCCTGGAGAACCGCTCCCGGGTGGCGGAGCGTCTCGGGGTGGAGCTCCGGGACGTGGTCTTCATGCGCCAGGTCCACGGGACCCGGGTACGCCGGGTGCTCGGGGGCGGAAGGCGGAGGGAGAGGGTCGTCCCGGCCGCCGACGGCCTCTTCACCACCCGACCCGGGCTAGTGCTGGCGGCGCTGACCGCGGATTGCGTGCCCCTGGCCCTTGGGTTCCCCTCCCCGCGAGGGGTGGCCATGCTCCACGCGGGATGGAGGGGTACACTCAATGATATAGCAGGGGAGGCCCTCCGGAGGTTGCGCTCCCTGGGGGTGCGTCCCGAGGAGGTGCGCGCGGTCATGGGACCGGCCATCGGCCCCTGCTGCTACCGCGTGGATAAAGGCAGAGCCCTCCTCTTCGTCGAAAAATATGGCGAGGAGAGCGGGGTAGTCACGGGTGACGGGGAGCGCCGCCTGGATCTCTTCCGCGCCAACCGCATCAACCTGTTGCGGGCGGGCCTGCGGGAGGAAAATATCCTTCGGGTAGGAGGGTGCACCTGTTGTGACGAGGACTTCTTCTCCTTCCGGAGGGAGGGGGTGACGGGGAGGCAGGGTGCCTTCGTATTCCTGCTCCCCTGA
- a CDS encoding acylphosphatase, producing the protein MAKARAHVWVSGRVQGVYYRSYAQDAARRLGVKGWVRNIRDGRVEAVFEGEEEAVRKMVEWCWKGSPSSRVTDVEVAWEEYRGEFEDFRITYGY; encoded by the coding sequence ATGGCCAAGGCGAGGGCTCATGTGTGGGTGAGCGGGCGGGTTCAGGGTGTTTATTACCGTTCCTACGCCCAGGACGCTGCCCGGAGGCTGGGCGTCAAGGGATGGGTGCGCAACATCCGCGACGGTCGGGTGGAGGCGGTCTTCGAGGGAGAGGAGGAGGCGGTGCGGAAGATGGTGGAATGGTGTTGGAAGGGTTCCCCGTCCTCGCGGGTCACCGACGTGGAGGTGGCCTGGGAGGAATACCGGGGGGAGTTCGAGGACTTCCGCATCACCTACGGTTACTGA
- a CDS encoding MgtC/SapB family protein encodes MKETEIILRLLVAAACGGIIGVERERGDRPAGFRTYILVSLGAALFTLLSLTAFPEADTARVAAQIVVGIGFLGAGVIVIYGGTHVVGITTAATMWATAAVGMAAGAGYLVTAGYCTGIILLVLLALPWVESRVISRFLRRRLYFTVRSTPREGLVQEVREVLDARRIPHVLLRMESCRAGEGECVILLRATVSGKVDVLEVVDELSGISGVTWVGFEE; translated from the coding sequence GTGAAGGAGACGGAAATAATTCTGCGCCTTCTGGTGGCCGCCGCCTGCGGCGGGATCATCGGCGTGGAAAGGGAACGCGGGGACCGCCCGGCCGGGTTCCGCACCTACATACTGGTTTCCCTCGGAGCCGCCCTCTTCACCCTGCTCTCCCTCACCGCCTTCCCCGAAGCGGACACCGCACGGGTGGCGGCGCAGATAGTGGTGGGTATAGGTTTTCTGGGCGCCGGGGTTATCGTCATCTACGGGGGCACCCACGTGGTGGGCATCACCACGGCGGCCACCATGTGGGCCACGGCGGCGGTGGGCATGGCCGCCGGGGCCGGGTACCTGGTGACCGCGGGATACTGCACCGGGATCATCCTCCTGGTGCTCCTCGCCCTACCCTGGGTGGAATCCCGGGTCATCTCCCGGTTCCTGAGGAGGAGGCTGTACTTCACCGTCCGCTCCACACCCCGCGAGGGTCTGGTGCAGGAGGTGCGGGAGGTACTGGATGCCCGCCGCATACCCCACGTGCTGTTGAGGATGGAAAGCTGCAGGGCTGGAGAGGGGGAATGCGTCATCCTGCTCCGGGCCACCGTCTCCGGAAAGGTGGACGTCCTCGAGGTGGTGGACGAGCTGAGCGGAATTTCCGGCGTGACCTGGGTGGGTTTCGAGGAATGA
- a CDS encoding YggS family pyridoxal phosphate-dependent enzyme: protein MEIRDNLLRVKERIARAAERAGRDPGEVKLVVVSKGRTVSEIKEVLAAGHRSLGENRAQELREKMAALPDDVEWHFVGHLQTNKVNMVVGKVRLIHSLDSLRLAEVVSARACRLGTVQEVLLQVNVSGEASKFGIAPGEAEELLEKLAALPGLRVKGLMTMAPAWAEGESARPFFQRLRELREELRRSFPETCLDHLSMGMTQDYEVAVEEGADLVRVGTAVFSG, encoded by the coding sequence ATGGAAATAAGGGACAACCTGCTCAGGGTGAAGGAACGCATAGCCCGGGCCGCCGAAAGGGCGGGAAGGGATCCCGGCGAGGTTAAGCTGGTGGTGGTGAGCAAGGGCAGAACGGTAAGCGAGATAAAGGAGGTCCTTGCGGCGGGACACAGGTCCCTGGGAGAGAATCGGGCCCAGGAGCTGCGGGAGAAGATGGCCGCGCTTCCCGATGACGTGGAGTGGCATTTCGTTGGCCATCTGCAGACCAACAAGGTTAATATGGTAGTGGGAAAGGTGAGGCTCATCCATTCCCTGGACAGCCTGAGGCTGGCGGAGGTCGTCTCCGCCCGGGCGTGCAGGCTGGGAACGGTACAGGAGGTGCTCCTGCAGGTGAACGTCTCCGGGGAGGCCAGCAAGTTCGGCATCGCCCCCGGGGAGGCGGAGGAGCTTTTGGAGAAGTTGGCCGCACTTCCGGGATTGAGGGTGAAGGGGCTGATGACCATGGCCCCTGCCTGGGCGGAGGGGGAATCCGCCCGGCCCTTTTTCCAGCGCCTGCGCGAGTTGAGGGAGGAGCTGAGGAGGTCCTTCCCGGAGACGTGCCTGGATCACCTGAGCATGGGCATGACCCAGGATTACGAGGTCGCGGTGGAAGAAGGAGCGGATCTGGTCCGGGTGGGCACGGCCGTCTTCTCGGGTTAA
- the sepF gene encoding cell division protein SepF, with amino-acid sequence MAGFFRKALIYLGLVEDDEFEELMEYEESEVPEAPPSRRALLEDAKVSSLQPVSSRQVRVHMVEPKSFNEAEQIGQKFKADIPVIINLQQADPELAKRLIDFASGLTYGLDGGIQRVADRVFLLTPHNVEVSAEDKRWLRERGFFNQF; translated from the coding sequence ATGGCTGGGTTCTTTCGCAAGGCCCTGATCTACCTGGGGCTGGTGGAGGACGACGAGTTCGAGGAGCTGATGGAATACGAGGAGTCCGAGGTTCCGGAAGCTCCTCCGTCCCGGCGAGCCCTGCTCGAGGATGCCAAAGTCTCCTCCCTGCAGCCGGTATCCAGCCGGCAGGTGAGGGTACACATGGTGGAGCCGAAGTCCTTCAACGAAGCCGAACAGATCGGGCAGAAGTTCAAGGCGGACATACCGGTGATCATCAATCTCCAGCAGGCGGACCCCGAGCTGGCCAAGAGGCTCATAGACTTCGCCAGCGGCCTCACCTACGGGCTGGACGGAGGCATACAGCGCGTGGCGGACCGGGTTTTCCTTCTTACCCCGCACAACGTGGAGGTTTCCGCCGAGGACAAACGCTGGCTCCGGGAAAGGGGCTTCTTCAACCAGTTCTAA
- the proC gene encoding pyrroline-5-carboxylate reductase, with protein MARIAFIGGGRMAGAMLSRLIASGWCRGEEVLVSDVDRHRLEELAAEYGVGITTYNREAAAGSETLVLAVKPQQFDEVLEEIAGTVHAGQLLISIAMGKSTRHIEERLPEGIPVVRVMPNNPAMAGAAVSVISPGRHAREEDMERVADIFSRLGDVYRVDEAYQDAAMALSGCGPAYFYLIAEALADAGVKLGLDRELALRLVAGTMLGAAQMLRLFDYGPSRLKDMVASPGGSTIMALEALEEGGVRAAFFKAVEAAYRRAREV; from the coding sequence ATGGCAAGGATAGCTTTTATCGGGGGCGGGAGGATGGCCGGGGCCATGCTGTCCAGACTCATCGCCTCCGGCTGGTGCCGGGGGGAGGAGGTCCTGGTTTCCGACGTCGACCGGCATAGACTCGAGGAACTGGCAGCGGAGTACGGAGTCGGGATTACCACGTATAACCGGGAGGCCGCGGCCGGATCGGAGACGCTCGTCCTGGCGGTCAAGCCGCAGCAGTTCGACGAGGTGCTGGAGGAGATAGCGGGAACGGTCCATGCGGGCCAATTGCTGATCTCTATCGCCATGGGAAAATCCACCCGCCACATAGAGGAGAGGCTTCCGGAGGGCATACCGGTGGTCAGGGTCATGCCCAACAACCCGGCCATGGCCGGGGCGGCGGTATCGGTGATCAGCCCGGGAAGGCATGCCCGCGAGGAGGACATGGAGCGGGTGGCGGACATCTTCAGCCGGCTGGGTGACGTCTACCGCGTCGATGAGGCCTACCAGGACGCGGCTATGGCCCTCTCCGGTTGCGGACCGGCCTATTTCTACCTCATCGCCGAGGCCCTGGCCGACGCCGGGGTGAAGCTGGGGCTGGACCGGGAGCTGGCCCTCAGGCTGGTAGCGGGGACCATGCTGGGCGCCGCCCAGATGCTCCGCCTCTTCGATTACGGACCCTCGCGCCTGAAGGATATGGTGGCCTCGCCCGGCGGCTCCACCATCATGGCTCTGGAGGCCCTGGAGGAGGGAGGTGTGCGGGCGGCTTTCTTCAAGGCCGTGGAAGCGGCCTATCGCCGGGCCAGGGAGGTGTGA
- a CDS encoding YggT family protein, translated as MRLLGEVLWWILFVYMWLIVCRVLISWFPVRWPRGLRSLVVLIYDLTEPMLSTLRRIIPAIPMSGRVALDASPFVAICIIALLQWVVSVLFR; from the coding sequence TTGCGGCTCCTGGGGGAGGTCCTGTGGTGGATACTCTTCGTCTACATGTGGCTGATCGTCTGCCGGGTGCTTATAAGCTGGTTTCCGGTACGCTGGCCGCGGGGACTGCGCTCCCTGGTGGTGCTGATCTACGACCTCACGGAGCCGATGCTATCCACATTGAGAAGGATAATACCAGCCATACCCATGAGCGGGAGGGTGGCCCTGGATGCTTCCCCCTTCGTGGCCATCTGCATCATCGCCCTCCTGCAGTGGGTCGTTTCGGTGTTATTTAGATGA